From Antennarius striatus isolate MH-2024 chromosome 14, ASM4005453v1, whole genome shotgun sequence, the proteins below share one genomic window:
- the enpp2l gene encoding autotaxin isoform X3 → MLSVDGFRASYLKKGKAVIPNIHKLRACGTTTPYMRPVYPSKTFPNLYTLATGLYPESHGIVGNTMHDPVFNATFSLRTREKLNHRWWGGQPIWITAEKQGVKAGTFFWPWVIPLERRILTILRWLHLPDDERPYVYAVHSEQPDTFGHRLGPLSSELDNPLREIDNIIGQLMNGLKQMNLHRCVNVIIVGDHGMEEAHCDRTEFLSSYPLNIDEITLIPGSLGRIRPRDPKSTTYDPKVVVANLTCKMSTQHFKPYLKQHLPKRLHYANNRRIEDVHLLMERKWHIARKMPEKLRTRCGFNGDHGFDNKITSMRTIFLGHGPSFKFKKRVPEFENIELYNVMCDLLGLQPAPNNGTHGSLNDMLKDPPHLPSMPEEVTPPSPASPSDATPTDDLGCSCDDENKVEEIMEAFSPAPDGFYSYNTTHLPFGRPAVMFDTQYRLLPHLEFISGYSTELATPLWTAYTLSPQVHAQDDPTPLPGVAPGAPCVRVDSRVSADQSQSCSAYSQNRGLTYGFLFPPDLASTPGSRHDASLITNTVPMYPAFKRIWTYLQGALLRRYAEERNGIHVLAGPVYDYDYDGLRDTVDRIREVAVEAPPIPTHYYTVVASCQEPNQTVDRCEGPLRVFSFLVPHRPDNSESCNNLEDESQWVEDLLKLHTARVRDVEILTGLDLFRSTNLTYTSTLSLKTYLHTFESDD, encoded by the exons ATGCTGTCCGTGGACGGTTTCAGGGCCTCCTACCTGAAGAAGGGCAAAGCCGTCATCCCCAACATCCACAAACTGC GTGCGTGTGGGACGACCACGCCCTACATGAGACCCGTCTACCCCTCAAAAACCTTCCCAAACCTGTACACCCTGGCCACA GGTCTGTACCCGGAGTCCCATGGGATTGTGGGTAACACCATGCACGACCCGGTGTTTAACGCCACCTTCAGCCTGCGCACCAGAGAGAAGCTGAACCACcggtggtgggggggccagCCG ATCTGGATCACAGCAGAGAAGCAGGGGGTGAAAGCTGGGACCTTCTTCTGGCCTTG GGTGATTCCTCTGGAGAGGCGGATCCTGACCATCCTGCGCTGGCTGCACCTGCCTGATGATGAAAG GCCGTACGTCTACGCCGTCCACTCGGAGCAGCCCGACACCTTCGGACATCGCCTGGGACCGCTCAGCAGCGAG CTGGACAACCCTCTGAGGGAGATCGACAACATCATCGGTCAGCTGATGAACGGCCTGAAGCAGATGAACCTGCACCGCTGTGTCAACGTCATCATCGTCGGAGACCACG GTATGGAGGAGGCCCACTGCGACCGGACCGAGTTCCTCAGCAGCTACCCGCTCAACATAGATGAGATCACCCTGATTCCTGGCTCGCTGGGCAGGATACGACCCCGCGACCCCAAGTCCACCACAT ACGACCCGAAGGTGGTGGTGGCGAACCTCACG TGCAAAATGTCCACCCAGCACTTCAAGCCCTACCTGAAGCAGCATTTACCCAAGAGGCTCCACTACGCCAACAACCGCAGGATCGAGGACGTCCACCTGCTGATGGAGAGGAAGTGGCACATCGCCAG GAAAATGCCTGAGAAGCTGAGGACCCGCTGCGGATTCAATGGTGACCACGGCTTTGACAACAAGATCACCAGCATGAGG ACCATATTCCTGGGTCACGGGCCGAGCTTCAAGTTCAAGAAGAGAGTCCCAGAGTTTGAGAACATTGAGCTGTACAACGTGATGTGTG ACTTGTTAGGTTTGCAGCCGGCCCCCAACAACGGTACTCACGGCAGCCTGAACGACATGCTGAAGGACCCGCCGCACCTTCCCAGCATGCCAGAGGAGGTGACGCCGCCGTCGCCCGCGTCTCCGTCCGATGCCACGCCGACCGACGACCTGGGATGCAGCTGTGATGATGAG AACAAAGTGGAGGAAATTATGGAGGCCTTCAGTCCTGCACCAGACGGGTTCTacagctaca acaccACACACCTCCCCTTTGGGCGTCCAGCTGTCATGTTTGACACTCAGTACAGGTTACTTCCTCACCTGGAGTTCATCAGCGGCTACAGCACAGAGCTGGCCACGCCCCTGTGGACGGCCTACACGCTGTCACCACAGGTACACGCACAG GACGACCCCACCCCCTTACCGGGCGTGGCCCCCGGCGCTCCGTGTGTTCGGGTCGACTCCAGAGTGTCAGCAGATCAGAGCCAGAGCTGCTCTGCCTACAGCCAGAACCGGGGGCTCACCTACGGCTTCCTGTTTCCCCCAG ACCTGGCGTCGACTCCGGGGTCCAGACACGACGCTTCGCTCATCACCAACACCGTCCCCATGTACCCCGCGTTCAAGA GGATCTGGACttacctgcagggggcgctgctgagGCGTTACGCCGAGGAGCGCAACGGCATCCACGTCTTGGCCGGCCCGGTCTACGACTACGACTACGACGGCCTCCGGGACACCGTGGACCGGATCAGAGA GGTCGCCGTGGAGGCTCCGCCCATCCCCACCCACTACTACACGGTGGTGGCAAGCTGCCAGGAGCCCAACCAGACGGTGGACCGGTGTGAGGGGCCCCTGAGGGTCTTCTCCTTCCTGGTCCCCCACAGACCAGACAACAGCGAGTCCTGTAAT AACCTGGAGGACGAGTCTCAGTGGGTCGAAGACCTGCTAAAACTCCATACGGCTCGGGTCCGAGATGTGGAGATCCTGACCGGCCTGGACCTGTTCCGGTCTACCAACCTGACCTACACCAGCACCCTTAGCCTAAAGACCTACCTGCACACCTTTGAGAGCGACGACTAG
- the LOC137607594 gene encoding venom phosphodiesterase 1 isoform X1: MGWMESPKKKILIAVLAVSIVTLILGLGLGLGLDRAPPAPHTSCRGRCFEPYDGDAPGCRCDDTCKASNSCCYDFYDTCTVPVQQWGCTRLRCGETRLNQSRCHCSHDCLSAGDCCTDYQHVCHGETEWMEDECEDLSAARCPAGFSRQPLLLVSLDGLRSEYLHTWSSLMPVLDKLQTCGTSAPYMQAAFPSKTFPNHYTIVTGLYPESNGLIDNTMYDPVFNAIFNLSGPEKNNPDWYLGEPIWLTAKRQGLKSGTFFWPGSDVKISGSFPDIYEPYNGKVPFEERVFTVLKWLQLPDDERPDFFTLYLEEPDKSGHSYGPVSGGVIQAIQGVDRIMGQLMNGLKQIGLHRCLNMVVLADHGMEEISCDRKEVLQDLVGDVSRYWVTEGPFGRIRAKDKDFIMDSAGLVSNMTCRKPDQKVKPYLKAHLPKRLHYASSRRIEDVNVLVDARWLFERYPDSLKFCSGGNHGYDNDVDSMHAMFLSYGPRFRYRTQIEPFSNIELYNLMCDVLQISPSDNNGTHGSLNHALTRPFFTPRPPQEQSPPTQCPLVSLHPENQLGCSCPVLNGTEINRRLNLTAAEARAAERRHLPWGRPRLLQPGRRHCLLHQEGFVSGYAPDARMPLWTAFTVPPPADLDPLPPVEPDCLRPDVRIPPASSPTCDPPTGTSNLSHAFLYPPNLNVTADQQFDALLLSNVVPMFPAFQRVWHYFHRFLLKKYASAYGGVHVLAGPAFDHDHDGRFDPPERIPHPVPGPNVSIPTHYFVVLTSCTDPGASAGVCPGELTTVSFLLPHRPDNSESCRSAEADAHWVEEHMWFHQSRVRDVEWITGLDFYQDSNRPIPELLKVKTRPTAAIQRKP; the protein is encoded by the exons ATGGGTTGGATGGAGTCACCGAAGAAGAAGATCCTC aTTGCTGTGTTAGCCGTGTCAATTGTGACCCTGATCCTTGGTCTCGGACTTGGTCTCGGACTGGATAGAG CCCCGCCCGCCCCCCACAcgtcctgcagggggcgctgtttCGAGCCGTATGACGGCGACGCCCCCGGCTGCCGGTGCGACGACACCTGTAAGGCCAGCAACAGCTGCTGCTACGACTTCTACGACACCTGCACGGTTCCAG TCCAACAGTGGGGGTGCACCCGGCTGCGCTGTGGAGAGACCAGGCTGAACCAGAGCCGATGCCACTGTTCCCACGACTGTCTGAGCGCCGGAGACTGCTGCACCGACTACCAGCACGTCTGCCACG GAGAGACTGAATGGATGGAGGACGAGTGTGAAGACCTGTCAGCAGCACGGTGTCCAGCAGG CTTCAGCCGCCAGCCGCTGCTCCTCGTCTCGTTGGATGGACTGAGGTCGGAGTATCTTCACACCTGGAGCTCCCTCATGCCGGTCCTGGATAAGCTCC AGACGTGTGGAACCTCAGCTCCATACATGCAGGCAGCGTTTCCTAGCAAGACCTTCCCCAACCACTACACCATTGTTACG GGTCTCTATCCAGAGTCCAACGGCTTGATCGACAACACCATGTACGACCCGGTGTTCAACGCCATCTTCAATCTGTCCGGTCCAGAGAAGAACAACCCGGACTGGTACCTCGGAGAGCCA ATCTGGCTCACAGCGAAGCGCCAGGGCCTGAAGTCCGGGACCTTCTTCTGGCCGGGATCCGATGTTAAAATCAGCGGCAGCTTTCCAGACATCTATGAACCGTATAACGG GAAGGTGCCGTTTGAAGAGCGGGTGTTCACGGTGCTGAAGTGGCTCCAGCTGCCAGACGATGAAAG GCCGGACTTCTTCACGCTGTATCTGGAGGAGCCCGATAAGTCTGGACACAGCTACGGGCCCGTCAGCGGGGGG GTGATCCAGGCCATCCAGGGCGTGGACCGCATCATGGGCCAGCTGATGAACGGGCTGAAGCAGATCGGGCTGCACCGCTGCCTCAACATGGTGGTGCTGGCGGATCACG GTATGGAGGAAATCAGCTGTGACAGGAAGGAGGTCCTGCAGGATCTGGTGGGGGACGTGAGCCGCTACTGGGTCACCGAGGGCCCGTTTGGACGCATCCGAGCCAAAGACAAAGACTTCATCA TGGACTCGGCTGGACTAGTCTCCAACATGACT TGCAGGAAGCCGGACCAGAAGGTCAAGCCGTACCTGAAGGCCCACCTACCGAAGCGCCTCCACTACGCCAGCAGCCGCCGCATCGAAGACGTCAACGTCCTGGTGGACGCAAGGTGGCTGTTTGAGAG GTATCCGGACTCTCTGAAGTTCTGTTCTGGAGGTAACCACGGCTACGACAACGACGTGGACAGCATGCAC GCCATGTTCCTCAGCTACGGCCCCCGGTTCCGGTACCGGACCCAGATCGAACCCTTTTCCAACATTGAGCTGTACAACCTGATGTGTG ACGTTCTGCAGATTTCCCCGTCTGACAACAACGGGACCCACGGCAGCCTGAACCACGCCCTGACACGCCCCTTCTTCACGCCCCGGCCCCCCCAGGAgcagagcccccccacccagTGCCCCCTGGTCAGCCTGCACCCCGAAAACCAGCTGGGGTGCTCCTGTCCAGTGCTG AACGGAACGGAGATCAACCGGCGCCTGAACCTGACGGCAGCCGAAG CGCGGGCTGCAGAGAGGAGGCACCTGCCCTGGGGGCGCCCCCGCCTGCTGCAGCCAGGGCGGCGCCACTGCCTCCTGCACCAGGAGGGCTTCGTCAGTGGCTACGCCCCCGACGCCCGCATGCCCCTCTGGACCGCCTTCACCGTGCCCCCGCCG GCGGACCTGGACCCGCTGCCCCCCGTGGAACCCGACTGCCTTCGGCCCGACGTCAGGATCCCCCCAGCCAGCAGCCCCAcgtgtgacccccccaccggCACCAGCAACCTGAGCCACGCCTTCCTCTACCCACCCA ACCTGAATGTGACGGCCGACCAACAGTTCGACGCGCTGCTGCTGAGTAACGTGGTCCCGATGTTCCCGGCGTTCCAGA GGGTGTGGCACTACTTCCACCGCTTCCTGTTGAAGAAGTACGCCTCGGCCTACGGCGGCGTCCACGTGCTGGCCGGCCCCGCCTTCGACCACGACCACGACGGCCGCTTCGACCCCCCAGAACGGATCCCGCA CCCGGTGCCCGGTCCCAATGTCTCGATCCCCACCCACTACTTTGTGGTCCTGACCAGCTGCACTGACCCGGGGGCGTCCGCCGGCGTCTGCCCCGGGGAGTTGACCACCGTGTCCTTCCTGCTGCCCCACCGACCCGACAACTCGGAGAGTTGCAGG AGCGCCGAGGCCGACGCCCACTGGGTGGAGGAACACATGTGGTTCCACCAATCACGAGTCAGAGACGTGGAATGGATCACAGGACTAGACTTCTACCAGGACAGCAACCGACCAATCCCAGAGCTGCTGAAGGTGAAGACCCGCCCCACGGCGGCCATTCAGAGGAAACCCTGA
- the LOC137607594 gene encoding ectonucleotide pyrophosphatase/phosphodiesterase family member 3 isoform X2: MGWMESPKKKILIAVLAVSIVTLILGLGLGLGLDRAPPAPHTSCRGRCFEPYDGDAPGCRCDDTCKASNSCCYDFYDTCTVPVQQWGCTRLRCGETRLNQSRCHCSHDCLSAGDCCTDYQHVCHGETEWMEDECEDLSAARCPAGFSRQPLLLVSLDGLRSEYLHTWSSLMPVLDKLQTCGTSAPYMQAAFPSKTFPNHYTIVTGLYPESNGLIDNTMYDPVFNAIFNLSGPEKNNPDWYLGEPIWLTAKRQGLKSGTFFWPGSDVKISGSFPDIYEPYNGKVPFEERVFTVLKWLQLPDDERPDFFTLYLEEPDKSGHSYGPVSGGVIQAIQGVDRIMGQLMNGLKQIGLHRCLNMVVLADHGMEEISCDRKEVLQDLVGDVSRYWVTEGPFGRIRAKDKDFIMDSAGLVSNMTCRKPDQKVKPYLKAHLPKRLHYASSRRIEDVNVLVDARWLFERYPDSLKFCSGGNHGYDNDVDSMHAMFLSYGPRFRYRTQIEPFSNIELYNLMCDVLQISPSDNNGTHGSLNHALTRPFFTPRPPQEQSPPTQCPLVSLHPENQLGCSCPVLNGTEINRRLNLTAAEARAAERRHLPWGRPRLLQPGRRHCLLHQEGFVSGYAPDARMPLWTAFTVPPPADLDPLPPVEPDCLRPDVRIPPASSPTCDPPTGTSNLSHAFLYPPNLNVTADQQFDALLLSNVVPMFPAFQRVWHYFHRFLLKKYASAYGGVHVLAGPAFDHDHDGRFDPPERIPQAPRPTPTGWRNTCGSTNHESETWNGSQD; encoded by the exons ATGGGTTGGATGGAGTCACCGAAGAAGAAGATCCTC aTTGCTGTGTTAGCCGTGTCAATTGTGACCCTGATCCTTGGTCTCGGACTTGGTCTCGGACTGGATAGAG CCCCGCCCGCCCCCCACAcgtcctgcagggggcgctgtttCGAGCCGTATGACGGCGACGCCCCCGGCTGCCGGTGCGACGACACCTGTAAGGCCAGCAACAGCTGCTGCTACGACTTCTACGACACCTGCACGGTTCCAG TCCAACAGTGGGGGTGCACCCGGCTGCGCTGTGGAGAGACCAGGCTGAACCAGAGCCGATGCCACTGTTCCCACGACTGTCTGAGCGCCGGAGACTGCTGCACCGACTACCAGCACGTCTGCCACG GAGAGACTGAATGGATGGAGGACGAGTGTGAAGACCTGTCAGCAGCACGGTGTCCAGCAGG CTTCAGCCGCCAGCCGCTGCTCCTCGTCTCGTTGGATGGACTGAGGTCGGAGTATCTTCACACCTGGAGCTCCCTCATGCCGGTCCTGGATAAGCTCC AGACGTGTGGAACCTCAGCTCCATACATGCAGGCAGCGTTTCCTAGCAAGACCTTCCCCAACCACTACACCATTGTTACG GGTCTCTATCCAGAGTCCAACGGCTTGATCGACAACACCATGTACGACCCGGTGTTCAACGCCATCTTCAATCTGTCCGGTCCAGAGAAGAACAACCCGGACTGGTACCTCGGAGAGCCA ATCTGGCTCACAGCGAAGCGCCAGGGCCTGAAGTCCGGGACCTTCTTCTGGCCGGGATCCGATGTTAAAATCAGCGGCAGCTTTCCAGACATCTATGAACCGTATAACGG GAAGGTGCCGTTTGAAGAGCGGGTGTTCACGGTGCTGAAGTGGCTCCAGCTGCCAGACGATGAAAG GCCGGACTTCTTCACGCTGTATCTGGAGGAGCCCGATAAGTCTGGACACAGCTACGGGCCCGTCAGCGGGGGG GTGATCCAGGCCATCCAGGGCGTGGACCGCATCATGGGCCAGCTGATGAACGGGCTGAAGCAGATCGGGCTGCACCGCTGCCTCAACATGGTGGTGCTGGCGGATCACG GTATGGAGGAAATCAGCTGTGACAGGAAGGAGGTCCTGCAGGATCTGGTGGGGGACGTGAGCCGCTACTGGGTCACCGAGGGCCCGTTTGGACGCATCCGAGCCAAAGACAAAGACTTCATCA TGGACTCGGCTGGACTAGTCTCCAACATGACT TGCAGGAAGCCGGACCAGAAGGTCAAGCCGTACCTGAAGGCCCACCTACCGAAGCGCCTCCACTACGCCAGCAGCCGCCGCATCGAAGACGTCAACGTCCTGGTGGACGCAAGGTGGCTGTTTGAGAG GTATCCGGACTCTCTGAAGTTCTGTTCTGGAGGTAACCACGGCTACGACAACGACGTGGACAGCATGCAC GCCATGTTCCTCAGCTACGGCCCCCGGTTCCGGTACCGGACCCAGATCGAACCCTTTTCCAACATTGAGCTGTACAACCTGATGTGTG ACGTTCTGCAGATTTCCCCGTCTGACAACAACGGGACCCACGGCAGCCTGAACCACGCCCTGACACGCCCCTTCTTCACGCCCCGGCCCCCCCAGGAgcagagcccccccacccagTGCCCCCTGGTCAGCCTGCACCCCGAAAACCAGCTGGGGTGCTCCTGTCCAGTGCTG AACGGAACGGAGATCAACCGGCGCCTGAACCTGACGGCAGCCGAAG CGCGGGCTGCAGAGAGGAGGCACCTGCCCTGGGGGCGCCCCCGCCTGCTGCAGCCAGGGCGGCGCCACTGCCTCCTGCACCAGGAGGGCTTCGTCAGTGGCTACGCCCCCGACGCCCGCATGCCCCTCTGGACCGCCTTCACCGTGCCCCCGCCG GCGGACCTGGACCCGCTGCCCCCCGTGGAACCCGACTGCCTTCGGCCCGACGTCAGGATCCCCCCAGCCAGCAGCCCCAcgtgtgacccccccaccggCACCAGCAACCTGAGCCACGCCTTCCTCTACCCACCCA ACCTGAATGTGACGGCCGACCAACAGTTCGACGCGCTGCTGCTGAGTAACGTGGTCCCGATGTTCCCGGCGTTCCAGA GGGTGTGGCACTACTTCCACCGCTTCCTGTTGAAGAAGTACGCCTCGGCCTACGGCGGCGTCCACGTGCTGGCCGGCCCCGCCTTCGACCACGACCACGACGGCCGCTTCGACCCCCCAGAACGGATCCCGCA AGCGCCGAGGCCGACGCCCACTGGGTGGAGGAACACATGTGGTTCCACCAATCACGAGTCAGAGACGTGGAATGGATCACAGGACTAG
- the tnfrsf11b gene encoding tumor necrosis factor receptor superfamily member 6B isoform X2, whose amino-acid sequence MKPLLLLLLLPVLLLPRAAPVGARNLTFTVTDPVTGERLECDACPPGAHLLSRCSSDRPSACAPCPSGSFTARWNYVGACLRCGACGHFQVEVTACRADRDCRCRCREGFHSRGGFGVCVRHSACPAGSGVLVHGTADRDTVCQVCSRGTFSDVVSAHQRCTEHRRCDGPGGRLLLRGSSWHDSVCSSCGGHGGQDGAELLRQILLGFFLHIGPRRRLHAAARLTTGTTPQGGAPQLSPQEAQERLNAWIRSATATQVRQLPEELMKMRMSSASVRLGRKLQMIDAQLDTPCDPAGGEQEAPSPTPNPSPTPNLTLNPTPNL is encoded by the exons ATG aagccgctcctcctcctcctcctcctcccggtgctgctgctgccgcgCGCGGCTCCGGTTGGCGCGCGGAACCTCACCTTCACGGTGACCGACCCGGTGACCGGAGAGCGGCTGGAGTGTGACGCGTGCCCCCCCGGTGCCCACCTGCTGTCCCGCTGCTCGTCCGACAGACCGAGCGCGTGCGCGCCGTGTCCGTCGGGCTCGTTCACGGCGCGGTGGAACTACGTGGGGGCGTGTCTGCGCTGCGGCGCGTGCGGCCACTTCCAGGTGGAGGTGACCGCGTGCCGCGCGGACCGGGACTGCCGGTGTCGGTGCCGGGAGGGGTTCCACAGCCGGGGGGGCTTCGGCGTGTGCGTGCGACACAGCGCGTGTCCCGCCGGGAGCGGCGTGCTCGTGCACG GTACGGCGGACCGGGACAcggtgtgtcaggtgtgctcCAGGGGAACCTTCTCTGACGTGGTCTCCGCCCACCAGCGCTGCACGGAGCACCGGAGGTGTGACGGCCCGGGGGGGCGGCTGCTGCTGAGGGGGTCCTCCTGGCACGACAGCGTGTGCTCCAGCTGCGGGGGCCACGGGGGTCAGG ACGGGGCGGAGCTCCTCCGGCAGATCCTCCTGGGGTTCTTCCTTCACATCGGACCCAGGAGGCGTCTCCACGCCGCCGCGCGCCTCACGACCGGCACCACACCACAGGGGGGAGCTCCACAGCTGAGCCCCCAGGAGGCCCAGGAACGCCTCAACGCCTGGATCCGATCCGCTACGGCAACCCAGGTCCGCCAGCTCCCAGaagaactgatgaagatgaggatgagcaGCGCCAGCGTCAGGCTGGGGAGGAAACTGCAGATGATCGACGCCCAGCTGGACACGCCCTGTGATCCAGCAGGAGGGGAGCAGGAGGCCCCTAgccccacccctaaccctagccccaccCCTAACCTCACCCttaaccccacccctaacctctaa
- the tnfrsf11b gene encoding tumor necrosis factor receptor superfamily member 6B isoform X1, with amino-acid sequence MKPLLLLLLLPVLLLPRAAPVGARNLTFTVTDPVTGERLECDACPPGAHLLSRCSSDRPSACAPCPSGSFTARWNYVGACLRCGACGHFQVEVTACRADRDCRCRCREGFHSRGGFGVCVRHSACPAGSGVLVHGTADRDTVCQVCSRGTFSDVVSAHQRCTEHRRCDGPGGRLLLRGSSWHDSVCSSCGGHGGQGKSGGVVFVSTPGPPHALGSPPSDGAELLRQILLGFFLHIGPRRRLHAAARLTTGTTPQGGAPQLSPQEAQERLNAWIRSATATQVRQLPEELMKMRMSSASVRLGRKLQMIDAQLDTPCDPAGGEQEAPSPTPNPSPTPNLTLNPTPNL; translated from the exons ATG aagccgctcctcctcctcctcctcctcccggtgctgctgctgccgcgCGCGGCTCCGGTTGGCGCGCGGAACCTCACCTTCACGGTGACCGACCCGGTGACCGGAGAGCGGCTGGAGTGTGACGCGTGCCCCCCCGGTGCCCACCTGCTGTCCCGCTGCTCGTCCGACAGACCGAGCGCGTGCGCGCCGTGTCCGTCGGGCTCGTTCACGGCGCGGTGGAACTACGTGGGGGCGTGTCTGCGCTGCGGCGCGTGCGGCCACTTCCAGGTGGAGGTGACCGCGTGCCGCGCGGACCGGGACTGCCGGTGTCGGTGCCGGGAGGGGTTCCACAGCCGGGGGGGCTTCGGCGTGTGCGTGCGACACAGCGCGTGTCCCGCCGGGAGCGGCGTGCTCGTGCACG GTACGGCGGACCGGGACAcggtgtgtcaggtgtgctcCAGGGGAACCTTCTCTGACGTGGTCTCCGCCCACCAGCGCTGCACGGAGCACCGGAGGTGTGACGGCCCGGGGGGGCGGCTGCTGCTGAGGGGGTCCTCCTGGCACGACAGCGTGTGCTCCAGCTGCGGGGGCCACGGGGGTCAGGGTAAGTCTGGGGGCGTGGTGTTTGTTTCTACCCCAGGTCCTCCTCACGCCCTCGGGTCTCCTCCCTCAGACGGGGCGGAGCTCCTCCGGCAGATCCTCCTGGGGTTCTTCCTTCACATCGGACCCAGGAGGCGTCTCCACGCCGCCGCGCGCCTCACGACCGGCACCACACCACAGGGGGGAGCTCCACAGCTGAGCCCCCAGGAGGCCCAGGAACGCCTCAACGCCTGGATCCGATCCGCTACGGCAACCCAGGTCCGCCAGCTCCCAGaagaactgatgaagatgaggatgagcaGCGCCAGCGTCAGGCTGGGGAGGAAACTGCAGATGATCGACGCCCAGCTGGACACGCCCTGTGATCCAGCAGGAGGGGAGCAGGAGGCCCCTAgccccacccctaaccctagccccaccCCTAACCTCACCCttaaccccacccctaacctctaa